The following nucleotide sequence is from Zea mays cultivar B73 chromosome 1, Zm-B73-REFERENCE-NAM-5.0, whole genome shotgun sequence.
CGAAAACAAATGATTGAACATAGCATTAATAAGAAAATACAAAGGAAATAATACCAGAAAATATAACTGAAAGTTTTATGTTTTGTTTTTCCAGGGAAGAGTTAATTGCAACAATTACACCAACTTGCTAATTGGGTTGATTTGGGTCCATAAAGTAGCAAACTAGATATAGGGTCCACAAATCTATGAAGCACTGTGATGAAGTTCCAACGGATAGATTCACAAACACACTAATTCAACACTATAAGGAATTAGATGACTGCTTCAACAAAAGTATCTGCTGCAGTTATGCACCAACAAAACATTCTTTAGAGTTGTAATAGTAATATGTAGGTATGCATGTAATTGGAAAATGAAACCATGTAAACAGattgtatttacattttattaatTGCCACTATATCACAGTAACTGGGCATTCTAACTGAAACTATAGAAAAATGCAAGGTCACAGCTCATAGGGAAGGGCAGAGAAAAATCAGGTATTGGTTTGTCGGAGAATATCATACCTCGAGCTCTTGATTGGCTTTACGCTTCAGATTATTATTAGATTCTTGGGGCCTCAGACTGCATATTTGTTCCAAGTTATTTTCAGAACCGATCTCCAAGTTATTTTCAGCATTTACATCTTTCTGATTAGTTTGATAGGATATCAGCTCATCAAGTTCATCAGGTGTGGCTGGAATAGCTGGGGATAACTTCAGCAAGTTGTTTGCAGCACTGCCTGCACATTCCCTTTTTGAACTGTTAAGAGAGGAATCAGATCCATACAATTGTGAATTGTTGTTTGAATTTGGGAGCAAACTGTTAGGTTGCTTGACTACAAGGCACACGGTATTCTGCACAGCCACAAACTTACTTTCCTGATAGTGTTCTGGATGTTCACTCTCAATAGATTCTGCATGAAAATTAGCAGACCCATTCAGAACTACTTTATTGGGTAAGCTAGGGGGCAACAGAGAAATACTTCCTGGCAACTGAAAGCCTCCAGCAAAATCTGGTTCTGGTTGTTTCATATAGCTGCCTTTACATGGTACATGTTGAGCATCACTACAACTGGCAACGCCCAATAGGTTTCCCACTTGATCATCAGCTGAAACATCACGTGTTGGAATGGCACGGCTGTTCTTGTGCGTTGTTCTAGAAGTACGAGAAGGACGCACTCCACCAGGAAAAACAAACAAAgggatttcttttctttttacatGGGACACTTCAATGTCCATTCCTTCTTTCCGGTGTTGATATGCACAAATAGTATTCTTAAACTCATTTACAATTCCCCTGATGTCGAATTGCTCAGTTTCTTGAGCTTGGGTAGTTTGTTTTCTCCAAAGACCCATGAAGTAAAAGATATGTAAGGGCCTGGATTTATCTGAGAAATCTTTGGGATATGGGTGTGCAAGGATCATCTCATGTGAATAACGCTCAATCTGCATCAGCAGCAAAAGGTGCATTTTAGGAGACAGTGCACATTCATGAAAATAATGAAATGTATCTATTATTCACCTTTAATACAAGAGTGCGAAGGCGAGATTCCACCCATCCTTTCCAATTCCTGAGGTCATCTTCATTTCTCGCTGTGATATTAACTTCTAGATAATTTTTATATGATTCAAAAAATGGATATGGCTCAAACAATGCATCCCAGTCTGCTTTTCCTTCATCTATGGCCTACAATTGGTTTTCGAGTAAATTTGATGCAGAGTACAGAGCAGACCAATAACAGGACATTGTTAGTTGATACAGTTATATCATAACTTCCCCTTTAACTCTACACAACACTGACTATGTATAATAAATACAAGAAAATGCTTCCATCGCCAATTATTTAAAGGGGACAAATCATTCCTAACATAATTAGATGCTAGAGTCAAGTGAGTTGATCTAGGTAATGAGTGACAAAAATCAGCCATGCACCAAATATTAAAGGATCTAACTGTGTAGTAATGAAGGTATGGACGGTGAAGATAAGATGCTGGGGAAATATTGAAGTCGACAATTATTTCGAAGGTGCTGCATAAGTAATGTGTTACTGTATGACATAATAAAGTTAGCAAACGCTACAATAGAATATAATAAAGTAAAATAATTTTGCAACATGAGCAATATGCACCAGATCAAATCAAGATGACAAAAGGTATCCTACACTGGCAACTATCATTTGACATTTTAACCTAATATTTGCACTGAGTTACACTCAGTTCTTacatattagtatacaaaaacgtATAGCTAACCTAAACTCCAGCTATTTTTTTCTATTTGTGATTTGAGGATTGAAATAAAAAAGATCTGAAAGAATATGTGGTACCTGACAAATCTCAAATGCTTGCGTgaattcttggaccatcacataccTAGTACTAACAGATACATTGTAGCTCGAATTCATGCAAGGGTAAGCAGGTGTAATAATAGGCATTTGATGGCCCCTGTCTCTGTAATTTCTTCTTGGATCCCAAACAGGGAGACCAAGATAACCTTCCTCAATATGGCAAAGCATAACAGGATTAGGCCACTTCCATTTGCTGTAGACTCGGAAAAAACGGGATATCAACATGCTTGGTGATGCATTTGGGTACAATTGACAGATGCGACCCACAAGAATTGCCCAGTTTATACCACCCAGAAATCCCATAACCTGGAAAGGGTCACAAAGCATTTGTTATAAAATGTACAGAATTTATGAATATATCATGTTAAGTTGTTAACACTGTAAAGCATACTCCTGCAACAAGAAAAATCAGAAGAGACTCATACATTTGAGTAAACCCCACGGCGCTTTCCCCAACACCTTATGAATCTTAAGGTTGTGCGAAAACTCTGGATGGAGAAAACAAACTGTATTAATCCAGCAACGAAAACACTGTGAACATTTACTTCAAAATAGGTATAGTAAGAATACAAACCAGAATGTTTGGAACCAATCTTAGAATTTGATCAGTAACTCGACACCCATTTAGACTACGAACAGTCTGTTCATCGACATTATGCAGTATAGAGTCCTGAGAAAGATCTAGGTCCTGATATCAAATATGTACAAAAAATACGAGTATATCAAATGCCATAAATAATGGAATAATTCACTTACCAACCACTACAAATGCATCACTACAAGATAAAGCATATGCCAACAAAAACAAATGTGTTAAATATTAAGTTGCATTCAAGCAACCCTTTAATTAATTACTTAAAATGGGCAATTATTTACTTGTTTTTCAGAATGGGTAGTATGGTATGCAATATAGAAAGATTGTTCAAACAGCAGTGCAGTAAGACAAACTTACCTCAGGAATCACTGCATGAGCAAGATTAGCATACAAAAGGTCAATTGAGACCCCATTAATTTTGAATCCCAGAACAGGCACATGAGCATCTGGTACTGGATGTAACTCAGAAACTTCTGGCATCTCAGCTAGGATATCATGAAGCCATCTGAAGAAGTACTCCTATGGAGGGAAAAATTAAAAGGTTCATTTGGCATCATAGTGATACAATAACTCTGGGATTTGAAAGGGAGCCCCTCTTACGTTTCGAGTTGCATGTCTTGGACCAACACATAGGGTGTCAATGTCGGCACCAGGGCCATGTACCTGTACAATAGATTACACAACATATTCAGAGCAGTTCCTTTAAGCCACTGTGATAAACAGCATGATAGAAGCAATAATCAAAGATCTGTACCTAACTGAAATTTTAAGATCGTACATGGGGAAAATGAAACATAAAATCCATACACACAATGTTTAATATATACATGTAATATGTACATTATGCAGTAGACCCATAATGGTAAATGAAAGTGGCTAATTATTGAATAAAAAGCCCTTTTAACTCAGTGGTAGAGTAATGCCATGGTAAGGCATAAGTCATCGGTTCAAATCCGATAAAGGGCTTTTCGCTTAGTGGTAGAATAATGCCTTGGTAAGACAGAAGTCATCGGTTCGAATCCGATAAAGTACTTTTCTACTACACACTTGCCTCATTCAGAGTCTGCATATATATATAACCTAATAAGTAATCTAGAATGAGATGGTGAAAATAATCGTGTATAGGGTGTGTTTGGATTGATGCCCACGCCTGCCCAGTCAAAAATTGGTCATTGACCGTAGGCGGAATAGAAGCTTGGATCCAAGCCGTGTTTTGGTTTGCGCAACATCGCATGGCCAATGCGCAGTTCATTTCAGGCCGATGCCCAGCCGATTCCTGGGTCGCCTTAATTTGGTCAGCCAGCTATTTGGCAGAGCACGGAAAGGCAGCAACCAAATGTGACCACAGTGTACAATAACAGTTTATAGTTTTTTTATAAAATATATATAAAGATATTTGATAAACAGTAAGGTGGATTACCCCAAGACGGTATGAACCAAATGTAAAGATCTTTGCATTTGCTTCATGCACAAATTGCTCCCCATACCCGCTGATCCTAGTAGCCTTCTTAATCCAAGCTTTCACAGTCTGCCACAGCATCCAACATCTTCAAATCAGTATATGCCTAAGCGAATGATAATCCAAAATGGAAGGGCATCCATGGATATTGTTCAACCTGGTCCAGCTTGCCTAAAACCTCTTCTCGCAAGATAGCCTCATCTTGCCTCTCATAGAGTCCTGCATCTGAAAGGTACTGATCAACACAAATAAAACCACGCTGTTAAAACAAATAGCATGAATCtgaggaaaataaaaaaaaatgtGGAAGAGCTTTTGGTTTATCAGATATACAAATCCCCAACCTTTTCAACCTCAGCTGTCTGCATAAGGTCCTTCTCAGTCGGTCCACTCAGCGAGATTGGCTCAGTGACTCCATGATAACCATTATTGTTCTTCACCTTCGACATTCCACAGCCCTCACAAACTCTCCTAACACTCAACTTCAGAATTAACAAATTCTCACACAGCTACCTTCGCTAAACGTAAATttgatctttttgcccttcaCTGCCTCAACACTTATTTTtcctttcctttttattttcctcCGGGTGTCAGAGTGAAGGACAACTATTGAATCAACGGCATGTGCAAAAAAGAACCGGACGGTGGGGGATTAAAACAATGTCTGGTACAGTCGGTTTCTCACTTGACATTAACAACTCAAGAACCCCGGGAGCAGGCCCCAAAACTAGATGAGAAAGAGCAGGACCCAAATAAATCAGAAATAACTAAGAGTAAAAAAAGAAAATGATGCGGCTTCTTTTCCAGTTACAGAACGAGACGCACGAGACGAAACGCGCCGGTGACAACAGGAacaccgccgccgccgtcgatACCGGAATCGTTCTTGGATCCGAGCAGGAGGGGTACAAGCTAACGGCGGGCGAGCGAGCGCCGGGCCAGGACCGTTCTTCCGAGTCGGGCGACGGGCGCGGCGTCTGCGACGTGGGAGGGAAGCGGTGCGGCGACCGGGGAGGTCGGCGGAGCGCTTGCTGCTTCCTTTCCCTTCCCTTGTTCCTTCGTGGTGGAGCGGGCCCAAGCCCAGTTTTATCAAAGAGAGGTAGAGGATGCGCAAGCACTTCACTGCTTCCGAAGGGGACGGATGGCGGCGTGTGATGGGAGGGCGGCGGTGACGACAGATGTAGATGGGGCCACGGTTGCGGACGGGGCCGAGCTGACGGCGGCGCGGCAGCGGACAGGGGCGAGGCGGTGGCGTGGTGGCGGGCGGACGGGGGAGCGCCTTCGGCCGCGGATGGCGGCGTTGTGGTGGACGGACGGGCCCGCGGCGGCGGATGTGGATGGGCCCCCGGCGGCGGCGACGGACGGGAGGCCGGTGACGCACTGACGCTGACGCGGCTCGCGGACAGGACAGGAACTACGGAAACGCGACAGGGGCCGGGTGGGTGGGACCCACGGAAAGGAGAGGATCGTTGTGCTCCTGCCGCTCTACCGGCACTTGGTAGTCATTCCTCTCGTTCAGTTCGTGAAAATAGGTCAGTTAGAGAGTAGCTCCAAGAGAGCACTTAATTTTCTCCCAAAAAAAACTGTTATTGGGGTTGTTGAAAAACAAAATATTGCTAAAAAATATAAAACCACATCAGTCTGCTAAGATATGTTCCCTGAAATATAAAACCTGTTACCGGCCATTCTTCGTGACCTCGcttcgagccgcctccacctccaccctcCAGTGTTACCACTGTCATCGTCATCGATTGAGTTCCTCACTCCGTTCTAGTTAGTTCTCATCATCTTGGTCATCTTTTGCACTCTCAATGCGGTGATGACAAAGTTTTTGGCTGGTATTGTTTAGGGATTAGGTATGCAGATTAGGGTTCAACAGGTTATTAAACCTCGTCCTGATGTTCTTTCTGTTAATAGTTGTGTGCTTGAGGTTCATCTTAGCGTCGACAATATGCTTAATCGTTTAATATTTGTGTGCTTCTAGTGAACTAAACCCTGAACGAGAAAATTGTACCTAATATTAAAGTGGAACTCATTTTCTTATATATCTGGGTTTCTTCCTGTTAATAGTTGTATTGATGCGTCAAAAGCTTTGTTTTCTTGTATACCTCAAAAGCTTTTGGTGAACTAAACTCTAAACTATATATCTCAGTTTCTTCTTATATAATTTGTTGTTTGTGTTTCCATAGATGGCGCAGAAGATCGATGTTGCCGACAAGGCAATCTCAATCATGCAGGAGTCTGCTAAGCGTGTCCTAAGTATATGACATGAGAAGCTACCTTTGGGGAAGCCGCTAAATGTTTTTGAGGATAGGGCAGTCTGAGAAGCGCTCGAATTTACTCTTGGAGGATTGGACCAATACTCTTTATTCTGCCAAATAGAGTTGGATGCTGCCAATAAGGTTGATGTGGAGGATGATTTCAGCTCGGTGTCTAGTTTCACTTGGCCACAATCTCCGCGTGAACCACACCCTGACGACTTCATGTCCATTGAAGAGCACTTTGAAAAATCCGAGGGCGTTGAATACGACTCGGACCAGATGCCTAGTTACTCGGACTAGGTTGAAGAATATCTTGTATGGGGTCTTATGGTTTAAGAAGTatgtctcttttgtatcttggatCATGTTGTAACGGTGTCTGACAATGTGAAATGTTGGATCCTAAGAACTATAGCAATTTGTGTATCCGAAGTAATGTTAGATGTATGGCTTTGTATGAACCAGTCTTTTGTGATCAAGTATGGGCTTGTGATGAAGTATCTATTGTGTTTCAGATTGTGAACCATGTTTTCAGATTCTTTTTATTTTCATGGACAGACTGTGTGATGAACCATGTTTCAGACAGATTGTCAACCATGTTTTAGACTGTGTGATGAACCATGTGTCGGTGTTTCGTACCTCACACCTAtaagtaaatttattgtgcgcATTCCGGGCTTTAGAGGGTGTGTGCGGAGGGcacaagatttatactggttcgggcaGAATGTCTCTACTTCTAGTCATCAGTGGCTTGCGCTACTGGCACTATTGATTATCAaattcgtagtaggggttacaagtagtcgagagagggaggagaggctcctaGATCTCTTATTGAGGTGGGAGTGGAGCTTAGAAGCTGTAAGGTGaagtcctagctaagtcttggcttaGCGAGGCTCCAGCCTCCTGGACCTCGTCGGCGCTCCTCCTCTTGTAAATCCTTATGGGTTTGTCACCGTTTGAAGGCGTTCGGTTGTCCCTCTGTTTGATCCCCCTGCCTTGAGGTGACTGTCAGTGTTtagagtccgaccgcacacccagggttaccccttgcggtgcttttgggtaggacggtgttgttgattgtagcttaatggttcgtgctagatgcacgagagaagGACAGACAATTTTCTAtaagttcgggccgcttggagaggcgtaataccctacttcctggtgtggatctttatgtggtgggttacaagtgaAGTCTCCTAAATGGAGAAAAGTTAATGATATAGGTATGTGgtcgatggaaatgatggggtaccctctgggccttatatactcgaccatggggcaCTCCATGTGTACATGAGGATCACGTGtctcctaaataatagtgaatcGACTGAACTGATCTTTctacaatcttgccgacttatccctaaTCCACCCCGATATTCAAGGGCGCCATACACGGGAAAGTCGGGCGGTTGCTGCGGATAGCACGCGAGTATGACGGGTTGCCTAGGCCTGAGTCTGCTTCTTTCTTGTGTCGGCCCACTCCGCCAGTAGTTCTAGCCCGGCCCAGGAAGGGAAAGCCTTGCGAGGTAACTGGCCCGAGGCCTCGCGCaaggccttctagccttctagtggatccGAGGGGATTTCTGTCCCCCATAGTGATCCTCCCTCTTTTATAGGCTAGGAGAGGGGTTGGCCAGCGGTGGCTTCTCTGGGAAGGAGTCATAAGGTAGGGGTAAAACCATCATTTTACCCCGGGTGAGACCACGCGTACTCGTTGGGCCTAGGGCTGCCTGGCTGTCACGTATTTATCATGGTGGATGACGTGAGGGTGGTGATGGTCCCATGCGCCATCATTCTGGCTACACCGACCCTTGGATTTCGTAGCCTAGGGCTCGACGTGAGCCGTCGTATAGTGCCTTGTGGGAGGTCTGCGTACTCAGACCTAGTCCGAAAGGCCATAAGTTCCCCGTAGGCCGAGGGACGCGAAGGCCATTAAAGCGCCACAGTCCggggctcgtaggtcatgagCACTATGTGGCCGAAGGGTCCATAGGTCATGAATAGGAAGCGGACCGGTGCCCATGCCGTGGCTCGGTGCCAGGTGTGGTTAATGCGGCCAGTCATTTATGGTGGGTTAGTTCAGGTCCAGACGCggggatccactcgagtggttccctTCTGACATGCCCATCCTCCTTTGTCAGGCTTCGTCACGCCCGACCCTAGGCTCGGTGCCACGGGGTGCAACCGGGGGCGGGTCCTTCCAGGGCTGGCGCACCTACCTCTTCCGACTGACAAACAAGCCCCAGGTATCAGGGGCTCTTTCTTTAGTGCGCTCACGGACCGGTGGGTCCCAGGGACTGGTGATCATCTCCCCGACAAGAGCCCCTGAGCCCCCGAGGGGAGAGTGTCTCCCTTCAGAGGCTAATAACGGGTCATGCGGCGGGTCAGACATTTTCCTATTCCTTTTTGTCGCTTACCGTTGTCGAGTGGAATCGGCAAAGTCTTTTTCTTCTGAGCAGGGCAGGAGGCCGAGTTGGCAGAGCTACCCCGGGAGGTCGATTCAGTGACTCGGAGCATCTGTCCACATGGAGCAACTCGCCTACAACGCCTCCTCGACATTTCAGCCGCGTTTGGAACATCGTGGGCCTCGACATCCAACGTGGGTTCGCTATTGCCTTGGTCGTTGCTTAGTTCCGCACTAGGGCTGACCTCCGTGCCCTGGCGATGCTTCTTAGGCCGCCCCGTCTCTGGTCTTCGAGAAACTTATCCAAGGGGTACGATGAGGCCACTTGCGAGGTGGCTGGCGCCGTGTCAGCGGAGGACCTAATCCGGTGGGCTCCCTAGGGCTCTTCTCCATCGTTCGTCTTTTGGTTTCCCGGCACGGGTAGCCACCCTCGTCGTTGTGTCGGTCATCAGTGCGGAAGATGGGGGGATAATCAGGCTTCCCACCTTTCTTAGTCGTCGGTTTCTGTTTCTTTCTTTCGGCTGCTAGGTTTTGCGCCCAACCCCAGAGTCTAGAACTGTAGTTTACGGGAGACTTAGGGCCCCCTTTATGTAAATAATGATGTAGCCCTAGGGAGACCTTGGTCTAATGTATAGTTTTCATCCCGACGTCCTTCTTTACGCAAATGAATACTTACGTCGGGTCTTCCTTCGAGAGGTGGCGTGACATGTGGCCTAACATGATGGTGGGGCAGGCTTGCTTCCTCGTCCAGTGGATCTTTTCCATCGGTCCCAAGTAGCAGGGTTTTGCAGGATGGCCTTTATTTAATCGTGTCGCTCACCCTATCTTGTCCACCTTGCTTTCGGTTCCTCGGACCTTCGTCTTCTTCGCTTAGCCTGTCCTTATTTTGCTCGGGTCTTCTGTCGCTCCTCCCGTGACGGACTGGCGTCGATCCCTAACGAGTCAGGGGAACCTTCAAGCCCTCGTTGGGCGTGGTTTACTGGATGAAGGCGGGTGGTTGATTCCGAACGCTGAGGAGGCCCCAACCCCGCCTCCTGGTTATGTGGTTTCATTTGTTCGTTTCCATGAGCGAGGTCTCGTTGTCCCCCTTCATCTCTTTGACATGACTCTCTTCAAGTACCTGCGGGTGCAACTCCATTTTCTAAACCCGAACGAGATCCAGCATATGCCTGCCTTCATCGCTCTACGTGAGGGGTATCCGGACGTCGAGTCCAACCTCTTCTTATGATGATACTTCTTCTACGTCGAGCTATTGCAGAAGAGAGGTGAGCAAAGGATAACGGAAGCGTGGCCAATTGAATGCCCCAACATCCGCCTCCGCAATGGAAGGTCGCGTGAGTACATCCCGATCCCCCTTTCCCTTTCTAACAAGGGCTGGCACAAACGATGTTTTAGTTCATGTGCATATGATTACTAAATTTAGTTTCCTGATGGTCTCAATTTGCTTGTTTTTCTTTCTTCAGCACACATGTCTGAGGGATTCAATGTTAACCCATTAGGCATGGACAATAACGTTGTTCCGGTTGACTTGGAGTCTACAATAGCAAGTGGACTATCAGCCATTTCAAATTTGTAATGGCGAGATAACATCATAATTTTAAATTTATAATGGCAATTGGAGCAGCAAGTGCAATACATCGAGTAGCTACTTTGTGCTCGGCGTCAATACAAACCCATGCACAACAAATCCTACACCATTTAATTAAACTGCACATGCAATAATAAATAAGAGACAACACCAAGAGATAGTCCATTGTATTGCACAGTATCTTAGTTGCCTCTTGTACTTAGAAAATTGGTCCATGGTCTTAGGGTTGTAAACGCCCTAAGGCTTTTGAAGCATATTTCAGGCATTGGCATAtacagagagaggggagagggagcagAGCACAAATGACAGATAGACACATAGATAGAAAGGGGGTGAATCAAGGCGTCGATTGGGAAGCCAGCGCCGAACAACACTAGGCGTCGACAACGGGGGTGATCCTTGTTGAACACAACATTTCTCCGTTTCTACAAAAGCCAGCAACAAAGAAGCACGAAGGTGTTGAACTCCCGGCGCATGAGCAGGGGGAGGCGTAGGCGGTGTAGCGTCGTCGTGGTGAGTGGCATCACTATCAGCCATGCCTACGCCGATGAGTTGCCAGAAGAACCGGGCGCACGGAGGAGAACGTGGGTTGCGTCTTCCACCGCGCGTCCACAGACGACAAATGTCGCGTCGGGGACAATACCTTTGACGGAGAGGTTGGACCTTGTGTGAACTTTGAAGTCGGATATTCATGTCATATGCAGGGTTGTTAAATGTTTTTTATCTTCTTTCTTCAATTGTGAACAAATAGTATATAATTtgttatgtaaatttatattcttatCTTTAGCATTGACCTTATTAATATCCATAAAATATAAATTTTAAATTCATtctatatctttttaaataaccgaTATAAAATTCGGGTGTGGATTGTTTTTTCACCTTTTGTTTGTTGTAGAAAGAAAAACAATACACAAAAAAATTATTTAGAATTATATTCTTGTTGTTGCGCCaaaatctattttaaaatattaaatttgtcatATAATTCGGATGTTTAGAAACATCTCTATAGCCAGCATTGAAGCAGTAACTAGTACCGGTAGTGTTTGCAAAACCAGCCTACGTAGGGCACGGGAAAAAGTGAAGGAAACAAAGGAACGGAGAGTGGTCCTCCCTGCCTACCAACACTGTGAGATGCTCGTCAGGAGTCGCTCGCTTTGAAGCGGCTTGgttttttttctattcttttgatAAAGCAACCAGGGGTGCTGCTACCACAAGTAGACCAGTAGTACTACAGTGTGCATGCCTGTCTGTGTCTGGTGTGTGTCTGCTCGGCATGGCATCGGCATTGTGAATGCCATGCCATGCACCCCTCTGCTCCGGTGAGATGAGTACTCCCTATTCAACAGCAGAGCCGTGCCCTCCTTTGGTCCGGGTCCCCGCTGCCTGCCTTCATGTGTCCCCTGGCGTGCCCACACCCCTTCTTGCTTTCTCTTCGCCTAGTATAATAGTGTAGGAGTACGTATATTTCCTTCTCctcgagaaaggaaaagaaaagagacGGAGCAAAGCGAAACCTAGCGCAGCTAGCGGCCCGCAGGCCGCAGCAGAGGCCAGCCAGCACAATGAGGACTGACTGAGGCGGCAGCCGGCAGCCTCAGCACGGTCGCTTCGCGCACAAGCGTTCAGGAACTAGATGACACCCCTGCATGCATGCTGTTCAGGTGATCATTTCGCCGCGAGCATGAACAGAGGCCGGGTTTACTGGAACAGTTTGCTGTACAAGCCATCATTTCATTCCTCGGACTattaaaacaaaaaaaagaaaacattTGAATGAGCCCATGGCGCGGCCCTCGTTGCATTACATCAGGACACCAAAAGCAAGAACCAAACTCctttttttcttctccttcttc
It contains:
- the LOC103643777 gene encoding nuclear poly(A) polymerase 1, which translates into the protein MSKVKNNNGYHGVTEPISLSGPTEKDLMQTAEVEKYLSDAGLYERQDEAILREEVLGKLDQTVKAWIKKATRISGYGEQFVHEANAKIFTFGSYRLGVHGPGADIDTLCVGPRHATRNEYFFRWLHDILAEMPEVSELHPVPDAHVPVLGFKINGVSIDLLYANLAHAVIPEDLDLSQDSILHNVDEQTVRSLNGCRVTDQILRLVPNILSFRTTLRFIRCWGKRRGVYSNVMGFLGGINWAILVGRICQLYPNASPSMLISRFFRVYSKWKWPNPVMLCHIEEGYLGLPVWDPRRNYRDRGHQMPIITPAYPCMNSSYNVSVSTRYVMVQEFTQAFEICQAIDEGKADWDALFEPYPFFESYKNYLEVNITARNEDDLRNWKGWVESRLRTLVLKIERYSHEMILAHPYPKDFSDKSRPLHIFYFMGLWRKQTTQAQETEQFDIRGIVNEFKNTICAYQHRKEGMDIEVSHVKRKEIPLFVFPGGVRPSRTSRTTHKNSRAIPTRDVSADDQVGNLLGVASCSDAQHVPCKGSYMKQPEPDFAGGFQLPGSISLLPPSLPNKVVLNGSANFHAESIESEHPEHYQESKFVAVQNTVCLVVKQPNSLLPNSNNNSQLYGSDSSLNSSKRECAGSAANNLLKLSPAIPATPDELDELISYQTNQKDVNAENNLEIGSENNLEQICSLRPQESNNNLKRKANQELEPLELAVPSTGAAPQSTGTAPRKPLRLRLTTLGKPKPAEGTS